In Oncorhynchus clarkii lewisi isolate Uvic-CL-2024 chromosome 16, UVic_Ocla_1.0, whole genome shotgun sequence, one genomic interval encodes:
- the LOC139367318 gene encoding transmembrane and death domain protein 1: protein MPVMGAPSLLFLLLLSPSLGEDTVAEDMGVHQLGRLVELLTSRECEDLLSALSHPEENIFQQLDHLSLENNQLDLQKRVKRDTDRNSEAQCRTALTDWLLKHGEQTYYDRLSRALQHIGRTDIAIEVGKNINQDKTLSMKKYVEEYHQRVSSIESPLVQSETGEHHVDPKPQARHVRNIPVTELIWSDLELVVERAPVQPYQRRLLDGAWPLVYGVMLGFAGTFLMGVPVLLFLLYISRGDQRKLLCRSYKTRDEMIGVTVTDALEPLETSSHTKGCSSTPMTDMPLPISLPMTALCPSLPPGGGDGSVPVWR from the exons ATGCCCGTCATGGGAGCTCCCTCACTTCTGTTTCTGCTCCTACTGAGCCCGAGCCTGGGGGAAGACACAG TGGCGGAGGACATGGGTGTTCACCAGCTGGGTCGTCTGGTGGAGCTGCTGACCTCAAGGGAGTGTGAGGAcctcctctctgccctgtcccACCCAGAAGAGAACATATTCCAGCAGCTGGACCATCTCTCACTGGAGAACAACCAACTGGACCTCCAGAAGAGAGTCAAGAGAGACACTG ACAGGAACAGCGAGGCTCAGTGCCGGACAGCTCTGACAGACTGGCTGCTGAAGCACGGAGAACAGACGTACTACGACAGGCTGTCTCGCGCCCTGCAACACATCGGAAGGACAGACATTGCCatag AGGTGGGGAAAAATATCAACCAGGACAAAACCCTGAGTATGAAGAAGTATGTGGAGGAGTACCATCAGAGAGTCAGCTCCATAGAGTCTCCCCTGGTCCAGTCAGAGACAGGGGAACATCATGTTGACCCAAAGCCCCAAGCAAGGCACG TAAGAAATATACCAGTGACGGAGCTGATATGGAGTGACCTGGAGCTGGTTGTGGAGAGGGCTCCTGTCCAGCCGTACCAGCGACGTCTACTGGATGGGGCTTGGCCCCTGGTCTACGGAGTCATGCTAGGCTTTGCCGGGACCTTCCTCATGGGGGTacccgtcctcctcttcctcctgtacATCTCCCGGGGGGACCAGAGGAAGCTACTCTGCCGCTCCTACAAGACCAGGG ACGAGATGATTGGTGTGACTGTGACAGATGCTCTGGAACCGTTGGAAACCAGCTCTCACACCAAAGGTTGTTCCAGTACTCCTATGACAGACATGCCACTTCCCATCTCCCTCCCGATGACTGCACTGTGCCCGTCTCTACCTCCTGGTGGTGGTGACGGCAGTGTGCCCGTCTGGCGTTGA